A stretch of Anoplopoma fimbria isolate UVic2021 breed Golden Eagle Sablefish chromosome 4, Afim_UVic_2022, whole genome shotgun sequence DNA encodes these proteins:
- the arhgef37 gene encoding rho guanine nucleotide exchange factor 37: protein MEVPRRPQPSSFTLPLPKPASSDLSPIGAVEKVARKESMKEKLQEKNDGAAERDQFGEDTDEDLNVFAETPGEHYELADTNTSAVEINVRLSSQDSFSEETLMSEERLAEEAEEAKKKSEEEEVAAKERAAQRQMLAIEELVHSERNYLRLLQLSTVTIRNNLQQLQPPPANLDSMFLYIEDVIDVSGRLLSLLDQKQVQPGDPRFLETLCDSFLSLSSDIEAAYKEYLANYNQVTVLENSYKQKEALWNDIVRVIKTSAPEINATSLSFFLVMPVQRIARYPLLLQTIQKHTDRTHPAYALLERTAHTSIALNCRINEYKRFREVADKYKKTETLTIKDKINRLNTHSIAKKTARLSQHIKHGTGIAPKRVDEEFDALEGFFSVLEHGILELLENVETYLYHLQAFLSCKTEEFDLDMDGEKAPISYKEITTALRQWILPTFEKRMRTLIHKPLCALRDLLVGPRNLIRKRLDKLLDYELLEAKSNLSYEEQAVANTYRTINTLLLTELPQFNRVALQMIWSMLGTFSCLHKDLSSDMEQLFQSFAQQLPHSSLNRGAFWEWAECAVLEGARRLETLCRSVEDTLYGPVVQPLNLSSQHRLKQLTDKHGSGKIYQVMGTVVGSRDLDLNLARGELVAIISEADSRGDKRRWLVDAGGRRGYAPSSKLIRYHQPTDDPPPSPHLTLPDGVTGIRRHSYTPESQPLKVMSQPCFQVMAAYNFTARGNHEVSMRAGEQVRVLEPHDKRGNPEWSLVEARGGKRGYVPSNYLTITPMGAGPPGTYQPYC, encoded by the exons ATGGAGGTCCCCAGGAGGCCTCAGCCCTCCTCCTTCACGCTGCCTCTCCCTAAACCGGCCTCCTCCGATCTGTCGCCCATCGGAGCCGTAGAGAAGGTCGCCAGGAAGGAGTCAATGAAGGAGAAGCTCCAGGAGAAGAACGATGGAGCCGCAGAGAGAGATCAGTTCGGAGAGGACACAGATGAGGATCTCAATGTGTTCGCGGAGACGCCGGGCGAACACTACGAACTTGCGGATACAAACACTTCCGCCGTGGAAATAAATGTGAGACTTTCCTCACAGGATAGTTTCTCAGAGGAGACCTTGATGTCGGAGGAGCGGTTGGCAGAGGAGGCCGAAGAGGCCAAAAAGaagagtgaagaggaggaagtggcgGCTAAGGAGAGGGCCGCCCAGAGACAGATGCTGGCCATAGAGGAGCTGGTCCACTCTGAGAGGAATTACCTCCGACTGCTGCAGCTCAGCACTGTGACCATCAGGAACAACCTGCAGCAACTACAG CCTCCTCCAGCCAACCTGGACAGCATGTTTCTGTACATCGAGGATGTGATCGACGTGTCGGGTCGACTCCTCAGCCTGCTGGACCAGAAGCAGGTTCAGCCTGGAGACCCTCGCTTCCTGGAGACACTCT GTGACTCGTTCCTCAGCCTCTCCTCAGACATCGAGGCGGCCTATAAGGAATACCTGGCCAACTACAACCAGGTGACGGTGCTGGAGAACAGCTACAAACAGAAGGAGGCTCTCTGGAACGACATCGTCAGAGTCATCAAGACCTCAGC GCCTGAAATAAACGCCACCTCTCTGAGCTTCTTCCTGGTGATGCCGGTGCAGCGGATCGCCCGCTACCCGCTCCTCCTGCAGACCATCCAGAAACACACGGACAGAACCCACCCGGCGTACGCCCTTCTGGAGCGGACCGCCCACACCTCCATCGCCCTGAACTGTCGCATCAACGAGTACAAACGCTTCAGAGAAGTTG CTGACAAATACAAGAAGACAGAAACTCTCACCATAAAGGACAAGATCAACCGCCTCAACACCCACAGCATCGCAAAGAAGACAGCGAGGCTGAGCCAGCACATCAAACATGGGACTGGAATAGCACCTAAG CGGGTGGACGAGGAGTTTGACGCTCTGGAAGGTTTCTTTTCCGTTCTGGAGCACGGGATCCTGGAGCTCCTCGAGAACGTGGAGACGTACCTGTACCACCTACAG GCGTTCCTGTCCTGCAAAACAGAGGAGTTTGACTTGGACATGGACGGAGAGAAGGCCCCTATTTCCTACAAGGAGATCACCACCGCTCTCAGACAGTGGATTCTTCCTACATTT GAGAAGAGGATGCGGACGTTGATCCACAAGCCGCTGTGTGCGCTCCGTGACCTCCTGGTGGGCCCGAGGAACCTGATCAGGAAAAG GCTGGACAAGCTGCTCGACTACGAGTTGTTAGAAGCCAAATCCAACCTGAGCTACGAGGAACAGGCCGTGGCCAACACctacag GACAATCAACACGTTGCTCCTCACCGAGCTCCCCCAGTTTAACCGCGTGGCGCTGCAGATGATCTGGAGCATGCTGGGAACGTTCAGCTGTCTGCACAAAGACCTCTCCTCAGACATGGAGCAACTGTTCCAGAGCTTTGCACAGCAG CTCCCTCACAGCTCTCTCAACCGCGGTGCATTCTGGGAGTGGGCCGAGTGTGCAGTGCTGGAAGGTGCGAGGAGGTTGGAGACTTTGTGTCGTAGTGTGGAGGACACGCTCTACGGCCCCGTCGTCCAG CCTCTGAATCTATCCTCTCAGCACCGTCTGAAGCAGCTAACAGATAAGCACGGTTCCGGAAAGATCTACCAGGTGATGGGGACGGTGGTGGGCAGCCGggacctggacctgaacctgGCCAGAGGAGAGCTGGTGGCCATCATCAGTGAGGCGGACAGCCGCGGAGACAAACGGAGGTGGCTGGTCGACGCAGGAG GCAGACGAGGGTACGCTCCTTCCTCGAAGCTGATTCGCTATCACCAGCCAACAGACGACCCGCCTCCTTCGCCACATCTGACCCTCCCCGATGGCGTGACAGGAATCAGACGACACTCCTACACCCCAGAGAGCCAGCCACTGAAAGTCATGAGCCAGCCTTGCTTCCAG GTCATGGCGGCGTACAACTTCACAGCGAGGGGGAACCATGAAGTTTCGATGCGGGCCGGAGAGCAAGTACGCGTCCTGGAGCCCCACGACAAACGAGGGAACCCTGAGTGGAGCCTGGTGGAGGCGAGAGGTGGGAAGAGAGGCTACGTGCCCTCCAACTACCTCACAATCACGCCTATGGGGGCGGGGCCACCGGGCACGTACCAGCCCTACTGctag